A single genomic interval of Nostoc commune NIES-4072 harbors:
- a CDS encoding CP12 domain-containing protein — MMKAEDIMTKDVVTIRGSATVAEAVGLMKDKKLRALVVDHRHENDAYGIVTETDIVYKVTAYGKDPKQVRVYEIMSKPCIVVNPDLGVEYVARLFANTGIHRAPVIQGKLLGIISITDILTKSDFVEAPKALLLEERIQKAIEHSRAICTEQGAYSKACAAAWDEVEELQAEAAHQKAEGMVSAKVSFEEYCKENPNAPECRNYHP, encoded by the coding sequence ATGATGAAAGCTGAAGATATCATGACCAAAGATGTAGTAACCATTCGCGGTTCGGCGACTGTTGCTGAAGCAGTGGGGCTGATGAAGGACAAAAAATTGCGGGCGCTAGTTGTGGATCATCGCCATGAAAATGATGCTTATGGCATTGTCACAGAAACGGATATTGTTTATAAGGTAACAGCCTACGGTAAAGACCCAAAGCAAGTGCGGGTTTACGAAATTATGAGCAAGCCTTGCATTGTGGTCAATCCTGATTTGGGTGTGGAATATGTAGCGCGGTTATTTGCCAACACTGGTATTCATCGAGCGCCTGTGATTCAAGGCAAGCTGTTGGGTATCATTTCGATTACCGACATTTTGACTAAAAGCGATTTTGTGGAAGCGCCAAAAGCCCTATTGCTGGAAGAGAGAATTCAAAAAGCCATTGAGCATTCTCGCGCTATTTGCACTGAACAAGGTGCTTATTCTAAAGCCTGTGCAGCCGCCTGGGATGAGGTAGAAGAACTTCAAGCAGAAGCCGCTCATCAGAAAGCTGAGGGTATGGTATCAGCCAAAGTCTCTTTTGAAGAATACTGTAAGGAAAACCCAAATGCACCAGAATGTCGCAATTATCATCCGTAA
- a CDS encoding S-layer homology domain-containing protein: MRQLSITLSLVALLQNLPAIAQVPVPENTSGVPSDAIQQVTAIKWMTNYSDGKFYPEKLLSRAELASIMVKAFGLNKRQAVSKENLAIPDVPRSHWAFNDIQTVLKTDIMKGYRGNEFFPNQKVTRAEALAIFAQAYGVFQFPDDAVNDILASYPDEKSIPTWARKAIATVATEGFLNTDAQGNISPLKPVTRGDMAYVLSKYLQRQQQQPETPEVPIIPNSPQTP; encoded by the coding sequence ATGCGTCAGCTTTCAATTACTCTATCTTTAGTGGCACTACTACAAAATTTACCAGCAATTGCTCAGGTTCCAGTGCCAGAAAATACTTCTGGAGTCCCATCTGATGCCATTCAACAGGTAACTGCAATCAAATGGATGACAAACTATTCTGATGGCAAGTTTTATCCAGAAAAGTTACTCAGTAGGGCCGAATTAGCATCAATTATGGTAAAAGCATTTGGGCTAAATAAAAGACAAGCTGTTAGCAAAGAAAATTTAGCTATTCCAGATGTTCCTCGTTCTCATTGGGCATTTAATGATATACAGACAGTCTTAAAAACTGACATCATGAAAGGCTATCGGGGCAATGAATTCTTCCCTAACCAAAAGGTGACAAGGGCTGAAGCTCTTGCTATTTTCGCCCAGGCTTATGGTGTATTTCAGTTTCCCGATGATGCTGTAAATGATATTCTGGCTTCATATCCAGATGAAAAGTCTATCCCAACTTGGGCTAGAAAAGCGATCGCTACAGTAGCTACTGAAGGATTTCTCAATACAGATGCTCAAGGCAATATTTCTCCATTAAAACCTGTAACCCGTGGAGATATGGCTTATGTATTGAGTAAATATTTACAACGACAACAGCAACAACCCGAAACACCAGAAGTTCCGATTATTCCAAATAGCCCACAAACACCTTAG
- a CDS encoding DsbA family protein, translated as MQCELRNFQIKKYPNYLLWDGLPARPYLGTAGSPFHKIGEFFSWKSLSRCLRRSVLLAGVLFICVTLVIWSTPVQADTIVNQADNSNLINPKLETEVLQIIRNHPEVVKEALEAEYLQKKQQQQQAQHYIKQQIRENPSSVIGESPVTGATQQKIVLIEFSDFQCPYCANAHQTLKQFMARHQDEVTLVYKHYPLTSIHPEAIPAAKAAWAANKQGKFWQYQDALFAQQDKLGEKLYVALAKKLKLDLSEFNQQRNSQEVSAVIEKDQQIAEKLGIEGTPFFFINGETFAGAVPLSEMESVLSRVKVDYKTALGNPKDFDHSH; from the coding sequence ATGCAGTGCGAGTTAAGGAACTTCCAAATAAAAAAATACCCAAATTATTTATTGTGGGATGGGCTTCCAGCCCGTCCTTATCTAGGGACGGCTGGAAGCCCATTCCACAAAATTGGAGAATTTTTTTCTTGGAAGTCTCTAAGTCGTTGCTTGAGGCGCTCAGTCCTGTTAGCAGGAGTTTTATTCATTTGCGTTACATTGGTTATTTGGTCAACGCCTGTGCAAGCCGATACCATTGTGAATCAAGCAGACAATAGTAATCTGATTAATCCAAAGTTAGAAACTGAAGTTTTACAGATTATTCGCAATCATCCAGAAGTAGTTAAGGAAGCTTTAGAAGCTGAATATCTGCAAAAAAAACAGCAGCAGCAACAAGCTCAACACTACATCAAGCAGCAAATTAGAGAAAATCCCAGCAGTGTAATTGGTGAATCTCCTGTGACTGGTGCAACACAGCAAAAGATTGTGTTGATCGAGTTCTCAGATTTTCAATGTCCTTACTGTGCCAATGCTCATCAAACATTGAAGCAGTTCATGGCTCGTCATCAAGATGAAGTTACATTAGTGTACAAGCATTATCCCTTGACCTCAATTCATCCTGAAGCCATACCTGCTGCCAAAGCTGCTTGGGCTGCTAATAAACAAGGAAAGTTTTGGCAATATCAAGATGCTTTATTTGCCCAGCAAGACAAATTGGGTGAGAAACTATATGTTGCACTTGCTAAAAAACTCAAACTAGATTTGTCAGAGTTTAATCAACAACGTAATTCACAGGAAGTAAGTGCTGTGATTGAAAAAGATCAACAGATAGCTGAAAAGTTGGGAATTGAAGGTACTCCTTTCTTTTTCATTAATGGTGAGACTTTTGCTGGTGCTGTGCCGTTATCAGAAATGGAAAGTGTACTGTCTCGTGTCAAAGTCGATTATAAAACAGCGTTAGGCAATCCGAAAGATTTTGATCATTCGCATTAA
- a CDS encoding LptF/LptG family permease, whose protein sequence is MDRYLASELLAPFFFGVGAFSSIGVTIDAVFDLVRKIVESGLPIDIAIQVFLLKFPNFIVLAFPMSTLLATLMTYSRLSSESELIALRSCGVSVYRLVLTAVLLSLLVTGMTFVFNEQIAPAANYQAAMTLDNALKSDKPTLKQQNIFYPEYQDVTQPDGSKNKILTRLFYADQFDGKRMSGLTIIDRSTKNLNQIVVSETAQWNPSQNVWDFYNGTIYFVAADRSYRNIVRFEHQQLQLPRTPLSLAEKSRDYGEMNIAEALDQLQVELLGGDRQKIRKLEVRIQQKISLPFVCVVFGLVGAVMGSIPQRTGRGTSFGISVVVIFSYYLLFFISGAIAQAGALSPFIGAWLPNFIFLGIGLFLLIRVAKR, encoded by the coding sequence ATGGATCGTTACCTTGCTAGCGAATTGTTAGCGCCGTTTTTCTTTGGTGTCGGAGCTTTTTCATCAATTGGCGTTACCATTGATGCTGTATTTGATTTAGTTAGAAAAATTGTAGAATCTGGGCTACCCATAGACATTGCCATTCAGGTTTTTTTGTTAAAGTTTCCTAACTTTATTGTTTTAGCCTTCCCCATGTCTACGCTGCTGGCTACTTTGATGACTTACAGTCGTCTTTCTAGTGAGAGCGAACTAATTGCCCTACGTAGTTGTGGGGTGAGTGTCTATCGGCTAGTGCTAACTGCTGTGCTGTTGAGTCTTTTGGTTACAGGAATGACATTTGTGTTTAACGAACAAATTGCACCAGCAGCAAATTACCAAGCGGCGATGACTCTGGATAATGCCCTTAAATCAGATAAGCCAACTTTAAAACAGCAAAATATTTTCTATCCTGAATACCAGGATGTTACACAGCCGGATGGCTCTAAGAATAAGATATTGACACGCTTGTTTTACGCCGACCAATTTGACGGTAAGCGGATGTCAGGTTTGACGATTATAGACCGTTCAACAAAAAATCTGAATCAAATTGTGGTATCAGAAACTGCCCAGTGGAATCCATCTCAAAATGTCTGGGATTTTTACAACGGTACTATATATTTTGTCGCTGCCGATCGCTCCTATCGCAACATCGTCAGATTTGAACACCAACAACTGCAACTACCGCGCACGCCATTAAGTCTGGCAGAAAAAAGTCGGGACTATGGTGAGATGAATATTGCTGAAGCACTAGATCAACTACAAGTAGAACTTCTCGGTGGCGATCGCCAAAAAATTCGTAAACTTGAAGTGCGGATTCAACAAAAAATCTCCTTGCCTTTTGTATGCGTAGTTTTTGGCTTAGTAGGTGCAGTAATGGGAAGCATACCCCAACGAACTGGAAGAGGTACAAGCTTTGGGATTAGTGTCGTAGTTATTTTTTCGTACTACTTACTTTTCTTTATTAGTGGTGCGATCGCCCAAGCAGGCGCCCTTTCTCCCTTTATAGGGGCTTGGTTGCCCAACTTTATTTTTTTGGGAATAGGTCTATTCTTATTGATACGAGTTGCCAAACGTTAA
- the rpiA gene encoding ribose-5-phosphate isomerase RpiA: MTAAADPVKLMKQEVGKAAAALVKSGSIVGLGTGSTTAYTIQFLGDRLKSGELQDIIGIPTSFQSEVLAKQYGVPLATLDAIDHIDIAIDGADEVDPQKNLIKGGGAAHTREKVVDYLAEQFIVVVDSGKLVDRLGSTFAVPVEVIPMAITPVTNAIKKLGGKPELRMGVKKAGPVITDQGNFVLDVRFDSIQDPVNLEKTLNNIPGVLENGIFVNCVDLVLIGEVKDGQPLVRQL; the protein is encoded by the coding sequence ATGACCGCAGCAGCAGATCCCGTAAAGTTGATGAAGCAAGAAGTTGGCAAAGCCGCCGCCGCCTTAGTAAAGTCGGGTTCTATTGTGGGGTTGGGTACGGGGTCAACAACAGCATATACGATTCAGTTTTTGGGCGATCGCCTCAAATCTGGTGAACTTCAAGATATCATTGGTATACCGACATCATTTCAGTCAGAAGTACTGGCAAAGCAATACGGTGTACCTCTTGCCACTTTGGATGCTATCGACCACATCGATATTGCCATTGATGGCGCAGATGAAGTCGATCCGCAGAAGAATTTGATTAAAGGCGGTGGTGCAGCACATACCCGCGAAAAAGTCGTAGACTACCTGGCAGAACAGTTTATCGTTGTGGTAGATAGTGGTAAGTTAGTAGATCGCTTAGGTTCTACTTTCGCTGTGCCTGTGGAAGTGATTCCAATGGCAATTACTCCTGTGACTAATGCCATCAAAAAACTCGGTGGCAAACCAGAACTCCGCATGGGTGTAAAAAAAGCTGGGCCAGTGATTACCGATCAAGGCAATTTTGTTTTAGATGTCAGATTTGACTCTATTCAAGATCCAGTCAATCTAGAAAAGACATTGAATAACATTCCTGGTGTTCTGGAAAATGGCATTTTCGTTAACTGTGTCGATTTAGTTTTGATTGGTGAAGTCAAAGATGGTCAGCCATTAGTGCGGCAACTGTAA
- the lptB gene encoding LPS export ABC transporter ATP-binding protein — translation MKIVLENIHKSYGKRVIVNRVNLSVAQGEIVGLLGPNGAGKTTTFYIATGLEKPNQGKVWLGNLDVTEMPMHKRARLGIGYLAQEPSVFRQLSVEDNILLVLEQTNVPRWEWSRRLTTLLREFRLEKLANSKGIQLSGGERRRTELARSLAAGKEGPKFLLLDEPFAGVDPIAVSEIQQIVAQLRDRGMGILITDHNVRETLAITDRAYIMREGQILAFGAADELYGNPLVRQYYLGNNFQV, via the coding sequence GTGAAAATTGTTTTAGAGAATATCCACAAATCTTACGGCAAGCGAGTAATTGTCAATCGTGTCAATCTTTCTGTTGCTCAGGGCGAAATCGTTGGTTTACTAGGCCCCAATGGGGCTGGTAAAACGACGACATTTTACATTGCCACAGGTTTAGAAAAACCCAATCAAGGAAAAGTCTGGTTGGGTAATCTAGACGTTACAGAAATGCCAATGCACAAAAGGGCGCGGCTGGGTATTGGCTATTTAGCACAAGAACCAAGTGTTTTTCGCCAGCTTTCGGTAGAGGATAATATTCTGTTGGTGCTAGAGCAAACGAATGTGCCACGATGGGAATGGTCAAGACGACTCACAACTTTACTGCGGGAGTTTCGCTTGGAAAAATTAGCTAATAGCAAAGGAATTCAACTTTCTGGTGGTGAGCGACGGCGGACGGAATTAGCAAGGTCTTTAGCTGCGGGAAAAGAAGGGCCAAAATTTTTACTTTTAGATGAACCATTTGCAGGAGTTGATCCGATCGCAGTCTCAGAAATTCAGCAAATTGTCGCACAACTGCGCGATCGCGGCATGGGAATCTTAATTACAGATCATAATGTCCGTGAAACCCTGGCTATCACTGATCGCGCCTATATAATGCGCGAGGGACAAATTCTCGCTTTTGGCGCTGCTGACGAACTCTACGGCAACCCCCTAGTGCGACAATATTATTTAGGTAATAATTTTCAAGTCTAA